TTACTGCTCCCAAGCAATACTGTGCATTTTCCACTGCTAATGTTTCAATCACTGCTCTTAGATACCAAATAGTTAAAgttttgaattttcaaaaaaacCTTTCATGGGATAAGGGTTTACTGGCGAAGCTTTTCATAAAtgttgagctgtcttcttgggCCACTGAAGTCCTTGGGGTATAGGTACACACATaaagctgttaggaagggagttccacaattttgactcagtgacagcatatgaaacagttgAATATTCAATTTCATTTAAATGAAAATAACAgaacatgaataaataaaaatgttatCTTGCCTGAAAGAATGGCTCTTGAAGAGCCCTGTTCATTTTCTGCTCAGCATCTTGTAACATAGGGGACTTTGATTCATATACTTCTAGCTCTTTTTGAATAGAGCCATTCTTGTCATCAACAAATGAATTTGGAGACAGACTTGACAAAGGTAATTTTTTTGTTGAAAGATCGACTTCTGCTTCATTTTCTCCTGAGTAACAATCCCTATCAGTTCCATATGAATCTGCTAAGAATACAAGTTCAGCTTTGAAAATCCCTTCTAACGATCCAGATTCTTCAGCAGGAACATCCCCTCCCTTATTCGACCAGCTTTGGCTTATCTCCGCCTGTTGCACAGGAGTTCTTCTATCAATGGTATCTGTTATCGTAACATCAGCTGAGGGCAGTTCTTCAGTGATATGCAAAGTCTGCAAGAAAAGTTTTCAATAGATTGGTTTGTTTTCCTCCTAGATTCAGATGATAATGTTTATGAGATAATGAATCCACAACACAGAACATTAGCGCATAAAAGATGCATTTTAAAGGGGCTTCAGGACCAgggaggtgatagaagcagattcgacagcaaagtttaagaggcacTTAGACAACCACAAGAACAGGCGGGGAACAGAGGAACAGAGTATGTGGAGGCAGGTGAGATTATATTAGAACTGAAACATCTATTAATTACAGCCATTTGTGAATAAGCTCTGATCCTATTAAAAAGTCACATCAATAGTTATCGGAGAACatataaaaagttaaaaatcacacaacaccaggttataatacatcaggtttatttggaagcactagctttagaaGCAccgcctcttcatcaggtggtggttttcatcacaaccacctggtgcagaggcagtgcctcaaaagctagtgcttccaaataaacctgttggattaaaacctggtgttgtgtgatttttaactttgctgaaaatgtgttgctggttaaagcgcagcaggtcaggcagcatccaaggaacaggaaatttgacatttcgggctaaagcccttcatcaagaatgaggaaagtgtgtccagcaggctaagataaaaggtagggaggagggacttgggggaggggagatggagatgtgataggtggaaggaggtcaaggtgagggtgataggccggagtggggtgggggcagcctgggaaccctccaaccacaagggatgaactcagatttctccagtttcctcatttcccctccccccaccttgtctcagtcgattccctcgaactcagcaccgccctcctaacctgcaattttcttcctgacctctccgcccccaccccactccggcctatcaccctcaccttgacctccttccacctatcacatctccatcgcccctcccccaagtccttcctccctaccttttatcttagcctgctggacacactttcctcattcctgatgaaaggctttagcccgaaacgtcgaatttcctgttccttggatgctgcctggcctgctgtgctttaaccagcaacacattttcagctctgatctccagcatctgcagacttcactttttactcgatgatttttaactttgtccaccccagtccaacactagctccCCTCAAATCATGAGGACATGCAGTAATAGTAATATGATTTTCAACATCGTAAAACCATTTAAAATATGATAAATGCAGTTTGGTAATTATTTTAGGAAAATAGTCACCCAATGTAGTGTGGGAGAAGATGATCTAAATATACATCAAGACAGCAAGGCTATGAAGGCATTGAGCATTGACTTGATACTCATTGTTATTAATATTAAGAGGGCAGCACAAACAATCTGTATTAGGACATCATAGTTTGCATTCTATTGGTGGAGGAAGTCACTTAATAACATCATCTGTTTCATGGAAGAAAAGGATGCATGTCAAAAGTTATGATATTACCTCATTCATTATTGAGGATGCTTTTTGTTGCTTTCTAGGACAAGGTGAGGATCTGGTGGTATTGATGACCTGAATGTGAACAGGAAGTCTTCGAACAGATGGTATAAATGTGAAAGCCAGGGGTTGAGCTGTTTCATTAACATGGACCTATGAATTTAATATATAAATAAAAaagcaaataatttttaaattagtTTTTCTGTCCTATCAAAGATGTTGACAGTGTTGATGATAACAATGAAGAACAGCAGATTATATGTTAATTAGATTTGTTTTTAATGGCTTCATGGCATTTTCTCATATCATAGCTAAAAGAAGTCAGCAAAATATCACATCTGATGGTGAATAAAGGACAGACACGACGCAAGCAAACATAATCAATGTAACCTTCCCAATCTAAAATGAAGTACAAGAGAGACACTCAAAGAATAGAAAACTGATATAGTATtaaaaatgacaataagtagTCAAAGAAAAGATCTGGATTTAAAAGTTCAAGAGCATTTGGGACAGAACAGGATTATGACTTCTAAAATTACTCTTATGAAACCCAAAGTAAGAAATTAGTTTTTAACATTCAgcatatatatttatttatacGGGACACAAACATTTGTAGACACACCTTTTTGGATTTGCATTTTCCAATAGCATAGATTTTTATTATGAAAATCAATTACTTGGTAACAGCCATGGCATTGGGAAAGGTTGGTAAATCTTCATTCATTATGTGTTGATGGATgaacaaaggtttataaaatcatgaaggacatggataggataaatagataaagtcttttccctagagtgggggagtccagaactaaagggcatagatttaggacaagagggcaagatataaaaaggaGTTCAGGGGCAGCTTTTCCAAGcagaggtggtgcgtgtatggaatgagctgccagaggaagtggcggatgctggtacaattgcagcattcaaaaggcatttggatgggtatatgaataggaagggtttagagggatatgggccaagtgttggcaaatgggagtagtttaggttaggataactgatcagcatggatgagttggactgaagtgtctgtttccatgctgaaatcTCTAGGACTACTGCATATGTTTCCACAATTTTTGATGCAGTGCATTTCAATTACACCAATGATTAAACAGTTGTTCATTTCATCTCTACTTCTTTACCTAAGTTAAACTTGTGTTCTGAATAATGATTGTTCAGCCTCTAGAAACAGTTTCTCATTTATATACTCCAATAAACCTTGCATGAATTTGAAAGCatctttcaaatccctccatcccAAATTTAAAGAGAACAAGCGCAGCTCCTCCAAAACTCCATATAACTAAAACTGCTCACTCATAGCACCATCCCAGAACTGAAGATAATAATCCAGCTAATGATCAGCTAGTGTTCCACAAAATTAGAACATAATTTTGTTGCTTATCTCCACTGTCCTTCAATTAATAAAACCAATAACTCATTAGCAAGCTTAATTTGTCCAACCAGCTTCAAAAAAATTAGGTACCTACAGATGCAAGTTTGTTGAATCCTATGCTCCCTTCAAAATGGTACAGTTTAGTTTACATTGGTTCTAAGCATCCTTCCGAAATGCCTCACCTCCCtacattaaatttcatcagctatATATTTGCCCATTTCACCAGTTCATGTCCTCCTGAAGTCTGTTTTAACCCCCTTTATGCTTATTATATTTAACATTTCatttcataattctattagatttaaagtaatgatggaaaaggatagaccagatctaaaagttgaagttctaaattgaagaaaggccaattttgacagtattaggcaagaactttcaaaagctaattgggggcagatgttcgcaggtaaagggacggccggaaaatgggaagctttcagaaatgagataacaagaatccagagaaagtatattcctgttagggtgaaaggacaggctggtaggtatagggaatgctggatgactaaagaaattgaaggtttggtttagaaaaagaaggaagcatatgtaaggatagatcgagtgaatcccttagaagagtataaaggaagtaggagctgcttgagagggaaatcaggaaggcaaaaaggggacatgagatagctttggcaaatagaattaaggagaatccaaagagtttttacaaatacattaaggacaaaagggtaactaggaagagaatagggcctctcaaagatcagtaaggcggcctttgtgtggagccacagagaatgggggagatattaaatgagtattttgcatcagtatttactgtagaaaaggatatggaagatgtagactgcagggaaattgatggtgacatcttgaaaaatgtcaatattacataggaggaagtgctggatgtcttgaaatgggtaaaggtggataactccccaggacttgatcaggtgtaccctagaactccgtgggaagctaaaaaagtgattgctaggcttcttgctgagatatttgtatcatcgatagccacaggtgaggtgccagaagactggagattggctaacgtggtgccactgtttaagaaaggtggtaagaacaagccagtgaactatagaccagtgagcctgacgttggtggtgggcaagttgttggagggaatcctgaggg
Above is a genomic segment from Hemiscyllium ocellatum isolate sHemOce1 chromosome 3, sHemOce1.pat.X.cur, whole genome shotgun sequence containing:
- the LOC132835919 gene encoding muscular LMNA-interacting protein-like, producing the protein MKSALGSEGYAVRSTPSPQVTEQVHVNETAQPLAFTFIPSVRRLPVHIQVINTTRSSPCPRKQQKASSIMNETLHITEELPSADVTITDTIDRRTPVQQAEISQSWSNKGGDVPAEESGSLEGIFKAELVFLADSYGTDRDCYSGENEAEVDLSTKKLPLSSLSPNSFVDDKNGSIQKELEVYESKSPMLQDAEQKMNRALQEPFFQAR